From one Methanobacterium sp. genomic stretch:
- a CDS encoding class I SAM-dependent methyltransferase — MKEIELFYSPCAECELLKLRKFSPLKHQLNLNKIDAGFGSCNCGKRHLDVVIAHLLKIMIEEGVKDEKSSLRNTCTPLITPAFPLDSAPYLPENSMVILSDEVTKECAQRILNEIREVKGVLKGDLRETVGIKDVNYNPNVYELLAGCDIRCDIVQTPYGALCIHKYQGKVHIEFPKVKSPKIEILQKVLDKYDDPSVLDCTCGPGTLGITCLKAGARSVVFNDLWLPAVRMAAINIEANGFPVDFWNPKRDVVAGGKNFKAYSLDIRELEELLDEKFDICIVDTFPDVDTTDFVKAAGNLGKKVVVI; from the coding sequence TTGAAGGAAATTGAATTATTTTACAGTCCATGTGCTGAATGTGAACTCCTGAAATTAAGGAAATTTTCCCCATTAAAACATCAATTGAACCTCAATAAAATAGATGCCGGTTTTGGAAGCTGTAATTGTGGTAAAAGACATCTTGACGTAGTTATTGCCCATTTATTAAAAATAATGATTGAAGAAGGAGTAAAAGATGAAAAATCCAGTCTTAGAAATACCTGCACCCCCCTTATAACTCCTGCTTTTCCACTTGATTCTGCACCATACTTACCTGAAAATTCCATGGTAATACTGTCTGATGAAGTGACCAAAGAGTGTGCTCAAAGAATATTAAATGAAATCAGAGAAGTTAAAGGAGTACTTAAAGGAGACTTAAGAGAAACTGTAGGTATAAAAGACGTTAATTATAATCCTAATGTATATGAACTCCTTGCAGGATGCGATATTCGGTGTGATATTGTTCAAACACCATATGGAGCATTATGTATCCACAAATATCAGGGTAAAGTACATATAGAATTTCCTAAAGTCAAATCACCTAAAATTGAAATTCTTCAGAAAGTTCTGGATAAATATGATGACCCTTCTGTTCTTGACTGCACCTGTGGCCCTGGAACACTTGGTATTACCTGCCTTAAAGCCGGAGCACGAAGCGTTGTTTTTAATGACCTCTGGCTTCCAGCAGTAAGAATGGCAGCGATAAATATTGAGGCTAACGGATTTCCTGTGGACTTCTGGAACCCAAAAAGAGATGTTGTGGCAGGAGGTAAGAATTTTAAAGCTTATTCTCTGGATATAAGAGAATTAGAAGAACTTTTAGATGAAAAATTTGATATATGTATTGTTGACACCTTTCCAGATGTGGATACAACTGATTTTGTGAAAGCTGCAGGTAACCTGGGTAAAAAAGTTGTTGTTATATAA
- a CDS encoding PDGLE domain-containing protein, with translation MSPENKKFLLGGLAIVILIAVLAPFLASSNPDGLDSTIEKVMEHHQTDPLLESPFPDYTIPALGEENPAGGVISLVLGTLLVLGIAFGLGKVLKKKDEGST, from the coding sequence ATGAGTCCTGAAAACAAAAAGTTTCTATTGGGTGGACTTGCAATCGTCATACTAATAGCGGTTCTTGCACCATTTTTAGCATCTTCTAATCCAGATGGTTTAGACAGCACCATAGAAAAAGTGATGGAGCATCACCAGACAGATCCCCTTTTGGAATCACCTTTCCCAGACTACACCATTCCTGCTCTTGGTGAAGAAAATCCTGCAGGTGGAGTGATATCTCTGGTTCTTGGAACTTTACTTGTTCTTGGAATTGCATTTGGTCTGGGTAAGGTTCTTAAAAAGAAAGATGAGGGAAGTACATGA
- a CDS encoding CpaF family protein — protein MKNKRKEILRDLLGEFGSGDVDKEDEEPSEEKTYEKPVEKSKYVPELEAEEDLQLNSYYRRSKVEEHESSESYLPREIKRKKERSLFFDDNEDGYMLDSIMGREPAVEKVITKPKRQPKKIKKMTGGIKAEIVEDGMIPSYNVNVPKFTGRERQLLNEIREKLVDVAVSQGENFKIDESSFIEEVKEFLKMKGVRDTDKLATQISQEMLGYAQLDPMIKDDDLEEIMVIGTDRPVFVYHRKIGMMQTNVVFDEDSDVKAIIDVIARQVNRRIDQQTPILDARLADGSRVNATIPPVSADGSTLTIRKFRKDPLTVIDLINFKTLSPHLAGFLWVCVDGLGVKPCNAIIAGGTGSGKTTTLNTVTSFTPPRERIITIEDTLELQLPHNHVLRMETRPPNIEGKGELDMDTLVKNSLRQRPDRVIVGEVRGREAITLFTALNTGHSGFGTLHSNTARETITRLINPPMNVPSIMIPALDFIIMQNRMYRPEGGSIRRITEVAEIVGMEEGNVQLNRVFEWNNVVDKVEYVGIASQTLRKMAELRGMSITEIEEEIEKRRLVLEYMADNNIRSIGEVGKWIHEYYRDQDEVLEKIL, from the coding sequence ATGAAAAATAAGCGTAAAGAAATACTCAGGGATCTTTTAGGAGAATTCGGGTCTGGTGATGTAGACAAGGAAGATGAAGAACCATCAGAAGAAAAAACCTATGAAAAACCGGTTGAAAAGTCTAAATATGTTCCAGAATTGGAAGCTGAAGAAGATTTGCAATTAAATTCTTATTATCGTAGAAGCAAAGTAGAAGAACATGAATCATCTGAATCATATCTTCCCCGTGAAATTAAACGTAAAAAAGAAAGGTCATTATTTTTTGATGATAATGAAGATGGATACATGCTGGACTCTATTATGGGAAGGGAACCTGCAGTGGAAAAGGTTATAACTAAACCCAAAAGACAGCCTAAAAAGATAAAGAAGATGACCGGAGGAATAAAGGCAGAAATTGTTGAAGATGGCATGATCCCTTCTTACAATGTTAACGTACCTAAATTCACGGGACGTGAAAGACAATTACTCAATGAAATACGTGAAAAACTTGTTGATGTTGCTGTTTCCCAGGGTGAAAACTTTAAAATTGATGAAAGCTCTTTTATTGAGGAAGTTAAAGAATTCCTGAAAATGAAGGGCGTTAGAGATACTGATAAGCTTGCTACACAAATTTCTCAGGAAATGCTTGGATATGCACAACTTGACCCTATGATTAAGGATGATGATCTGGAAGAAATAATGGTCATAGGTACCGACAGGCCTGTTTTTGTTTATCACAGAAAAATTGGGATGATGCAGACAAATGTTGTTTTTGACGAAGACTCAGATGTAAAAGCAATTATAGATGTAATTGCAAGACAGGTAAACCGTAGGATAGACCAGCAAACACCTATTCTGGATGCCAGACTGGCTGATGGTTCAAGGGTAAATGCTACTATCCCCCCCGTATCTGCAGATGGATCAACATTAACAATACGTAAATTCCGTAAAGATCCACTTACTGTAATTGATTTAATTAATTTTAAAACACTTTCACCTCACTTAGCAGGATTTTTATGGGTATGTGTAGACGGCCTTGGAGTTAAACCATGCAATGCTATTATAGCAGGAGGTACTGGTTCAGGTAAAACCACAACTCTGAATACTGTAACATCATTTACACCTCCGCGTGAGCGAATAATTACCATAGAAGATACTTTAGAGCTGCAGCTTCCCCACAATCATGTTTTGCGTATGGAAACTCGCCCTCCAAACATTGAAGGAAAGGGAGAACTGGACATGGACACCTTAGTTAAAAATTCCCTCAGACAGAGGCCAGATCGTGTAATTGTAGGTGAGGTAAGGGGAAGAGAAGCAATAACTCTTTTTACAGCTTTAAACACCGGACACTCTGGATTTGGTACGCTTCACTCCAACACTGCAAGAGAAACTATCACCAGGCTTATAAATCCTCCAATGAATGTTCCAAGCATTATGATCCCTGCACTGGACTTTATAATAATGCAGAACAGAATGTACAGACCTGAAGGAGGGTCTATAAGGAGAATCACCGAGGTTGCAGAAATTGTAGGTATGGAAGAAGGTAATGTTCAGCTAAACAGAGTATTTGAATGGAATAATGTTGTTGATAAAGTTGAATATGTTGGAATTGCCAGTCAAACCCTCCGGAAAATGGCCGAACTTAGAGGGATGAGTATTACAGAGATTGAAGAAGAAATAGAAAAAAGAAGACTGGTATTAGAGTACATGGCTGATAACAACATCAGATCGATTGGTGAAGTCGGTAAATGGATACATGAATACTATAGAGACCAGGATGAGGTTTTAGAGAAAATATTATAA
- a CDS encoding type II secretion system F family protein — MVFDSLKRLFNMIGGVTIDSSKKVGEGVQKPVNKLSNLKSPVGKLGNMKSISRSGSKRFAPQKTSPRVIERMQMDKDEIQMFKELIDKKYEKKDKSKEEKAKMDVYHKAALEEILKEEEKESLDPKLIMGMGAVSFVVVMVLMVGMGFGIETGLIFGMLILFMAGIIVFLPKLQSGKRSSEASRELPFALRQMATELRAGLGLHESMRSVALSGYGPLSEEFARTLEEIRYGETTENALVDMSERINSEGLKRAIYQITRTLSSGGDLSRTLNVIAEDTAYEMRMKLKDYAQKLNSFTMIYMFVAILGPVIFMIMLIAASTVMGPVIPPMLLLVLYLFLFPMIVGFMAFMIKRLEPQL; from the coding sequence ATGGTATTTGACAGCCTGAAAAGACTTTTTAACATGATTGGCGGAGTAACAATTGATTCAAGTAAAAAGGTAGGGGAAGGGGTTCAAAAGCCTGTAAATAAATTGAGTAACCTTAAATCTCCTGTAGGCAAGCTTGGTAACATGAAATCTATTTCAAGATCTGGAAGCAAGAGATTTGCACCTCAAAAAACATCACCACGAGTCATAGAAAGAATGCAGATGGATAAAGATGAGATTCAAATGTTTAAAGAACTCATCGACAAAAAATACGAGAAAAAAGATAAATCTAAGGAAGAAAAGGCTAAAATGGATGTGTATCACAAAGCTGCACTTGAAGAAATCCTTAAAGAAGAGGAAAAAGAAAGTTTAGACCCTAAACTGATTATGGGTATGGGTGCAGTTTCATTTGTAGTTGTAATGGTTTTAATGGTAGGTATGGGTTTTGGAATTGAAACTGGCCTGATTTTTGGAATGCTCATACTGTTTATGGCAGGTATAATTGTTTTCTTACCAAAACTTCAAAGCGGAAAACGTTCATCAGAAGCTTCAAGAGAGCTGCCGTTTGCTTTAAGGCAGATGGCAACAGAACTTAGAGCAGGTCTTGGACTTCATGAAAGTATGAGATCAGTGGCTTTATCTGGATACGGCCCGCTTTCTGAGGAATTTGCACGTACCTTAGAAGAGATACGATATGGGGAAACAACAGAAAATGCTCTGGTTGATATGAGTGAACGTATAAATTCAGAAGGTCTAAAAAGAGCAATTTATCAGATAACAAGAACTCTATCCAGTGGAGGAGACCTTTCACGGACATTAAACGTTATAGCAGAAGATACTGCTTATGAAATGAGGATGAAGCTAAAAGATTATGCCCAGAAATTGAATTCATTCACCATGATATATATGTTCGTTGCTATTTTAGGACCTGTAATTTTCATGATCATGCTAATTGCAGCATCAACTGTTATGGGGCCTGTGATTCCTCCAATGCTTCTTTTAGTACTGTATTTATTCCTGTTTCCTATGATTGTTGGATTCATGGCGTTCATGATTAAAAGGCTGGAGCCTCAACTATAA
- the cdhC gene encoding CO dehydrogenase/CO-methylating acetyl-CoA synthase complex subunit beta — MFDDIPVDVSPMHEGERIRSANMFVELAGPKSSGAELVQVAEDIEDRVLEVVGPELSEMSEGEIHPFGIFIQIQGEKLEKELEGVIERRVHELCNYVKGFMHLNQRDQIWCRVSKEAVEAGFKLEHLAKALSILLKEEFPIIEKIAVSVFTEESDVESFIETARAAYDVRDAKARELSDEDVDVFYGCVMCQSFAPSHVCVVTPDRTALCGAINWFDCRAAAKMDPEGPIFEVTKGEVLDTEKGEYSDVNAMVSDRSQGMVDRVYLHSVFEYPHTSCGCFEAVAFYIPELDGIGIVDRDFRGETPLGIPFSAMAGQCSGGKQIEGFTGLSMGYMRSPKFLQADGGYGRVIWMPKEIKDSLTEFIPEDLIGKIPTEEDAGSIKEIRKFLREHEHPVMERLQQVKEEVVESETVEEVSDEGRMVGAPSAQVAYAPELSMPAGGGVKIILKNAKIYAEKVIIRKK, encoded by the coding sequence ATGTTTGATGATATACCTGTTGATGTTAGTCCAATGCATGAAGGAGAACGTATAAGATCAGCGAACATGTTTGTTGAACTTGCGGGGCCAAAATCTTCTGGCGCAGAGCTTGTACAAGTAGCTGAAGACATTGAAGACCGAGTATTAGAAGTAGTAGGGCCAGAGTTATCTGAAATGTCTGAAGGTGAAATACATCCCTTTGGAATATTTATACAAATTCAAGGAGAGAAACTGGAAAAAGAGCTTGAAGGAGTTATAGAGAGACGGGTACATGAACTCTGTAACTATGTAAAGGGATTTATGCACCTAAACCAGAGAGACCAGATATGGTGCCGTGTAAGTAAAGAGGCTGTTGAAGCAGGTTTTAAGCTTGAACACCTTGCAAAGGCACTTTCAATTCTCCTTAAAGAAGAGTTCCCCATAATAGAAAAGATAGCTGTAAGTGTATTTACAGAAGAAAGTGATGTAGAATCATTCATTGAAACAGCAAGAGCAGCATATGATGTTCGTGATGCAAAAGCAAGGGAACTAAGTGATGAAGACGTTGATGTGTTTTATGGCTGTGTAATGTGTCAATCGTTTGCACCAAGCCATGTTTGTGTGGTTACACCTGATAGAACAGCCCTATGTGGGGCTATAAACTGGTTTGACTGCAGAGCAGCAGCTAAAATGGATCCAGAAGGGCCAATATTTGAAGTAACAAAAGGTGAAGTTTTAGATACAGAAAAAGGAGAATACAGCGACGTAAATGCCATGGTATCAGATAGATCACAGGGTATGGTCGATAGAGTATATTTGCACAGTGTATTTGAATATCCACACACATCATGCGGATGTTTTGAAGCTGTAGCGTTTTATATACCTGAACTTGATGGAATAGGGATTGTAGATCGTGACTTTAGAGGAGAAACTCCACTTGGAATTCCATTTTCAGCAATGGCTGGTCAATGTTCTGGTGGAAAACAGATAGAAGGATTTACAGGCCTCAGTATGGGATATATGAGATCTCCTAAATTTTTACAGGCAGACGGCGGTTACGGGAGAGTAATATGGATGCCGAAGGAAATAAAAGATTCCCTTACTGAATTCATTCCCGAAGACTTAATAGGGAAGATTCCAACTGAAGAAGATGCAGGAAGCATTAAAGAAATCAGAAAGTTCTTAAGAGAACATGAGCATCCAGTAATGGAAAGATTACAGCAGGTAAAAGAGGAAGTAGTAGAATCCGAGACAGTTGAAGAAGTTTCAGATGAAGGTCGAATGGTCGGCGCTCCCTCAGCTCAAGTTGCTTATGCTCCAGAACTTTCAATGCCTGCAGGCGGCGGAGTAAAAATTATACTTAAAAACGCAAAAATCTACGCTGAAAAGGTAATAATCAGGAAAAAATAA
- the cbiQ gene encoding cobalt ECF transporter T component CbiQ, with product MNISSIEMQTRKSSTLHSLDGRIKIISCMLIIVYAVYTTAVIALSVMELYLIALILMSHISLSYAFKRIVLILPFGGVIALFQLFIKDGTVLYMLPFGIEITQQGLDFGLLLFSRIIICITAIVLLSSVTPMQELINSARKLGVPREFSMLLSLTLRYLFFFYEELRRIHNAQKTRCFDIRSKKTAYMWRLRKVGETIGMMFLRSYEQGEKVYFSMLSRGYSENSNLYKDNEKLDLKDYTFIAITILFIVGLEITRYVI from the coding sequence ATGAATATTTCAAGCATTGAAATGCAGACAAGGAAATCAAGCACGCTACATTCATTAGATGGCAGGATAAAAATTATTTCATGCATGTTAATTATTGTGTATGCAGTATACACAACCGCTGTAATTGCGTTATCAGTGATGGAACTTTATCTGATAGCGTTAATACTGATGTCTCATATTTCTTTAAGCTATGCCTTTAAAAGGATAGTACTGATTTTGCCGTTTGGAGGAGTAATTGCACTATTTCAACTTTTTATCAAAGATGGAACAGTATTATACATGTTACCGTTTGGAATAGAGATCACACAGCAGGGTTTAGATTTTGGTTTACTACTCTTTTCACGAATAATTATTTGTATTACTGCAATTGTGCTCCTTTCATCTGTAACTCCAATGCAGGAACTTATTAATTCTGCACGTAAACTTGGTGTACCCCGTGAATTTTCAATGCTTCTAAGTTTAACATTGAGATATCTTTTCTTCTTCTACGAAGAGTTAAGACGTATACACAATGCTCAAAAAACAAGATGTTTTGACATAAGAAGTAAAAAGACTGCTTATATGTGGAGATTAAGGAAGGTAGGTGAAACTATAGGTATGATGTTCCTTAGATCTTATGAACAGGGCGAAAAAGTATATTTCAGCATGTTAAGCAGAGGATACTCTGAAAATTCTAATTTATACAAAGATAATGAAAAATTAGATTTGAAAGATTATACATTTATTGCAATCACCATATTATTCATAGTGGGGCTGGAAATTACACGTTATGTTATTTAA
- the cbiM gene encoding cobalt transporter CbiM, whose product MHIPDGLVPFPQWLVYYAISFIALILALRWARNNLDERFIPLLAVLSAGIFAIQAMNIPIPFGTSGHMMGAALVAIIFGSPWAAVLVLSIVLILQGLLAGDGGITALGVNIFNMGVVGGFAGYYGYKSLKKVNKKFAVFIAGWASIFIAAIAAAFELTVAGAFPLDLGLFYMGGFHAIIGIIEGAITLAVVLSIQNVRPDLFSLESKGGVPSK is encoded by the coding sequence ATGCATATACCAGATGGTTTAGTTCCATTTCCACAATGGTTAGTTTATTATGCTATATCGTTTATTGCTTTAATTTTAGCCCTAAGATGGGCAAGAAATAATCTTGATGAAAGGTTTATTCCATTATTAGCTGTTTTATCTGCAGGTATTTTCGCTATACAGGCTATGAATATTCCCATTCCCTTTGGAACAAGCGGACATATGATGGGAGCAGCTTTAGTGGCAATTATATTCGGCAGTCCATGGGCAGCAGTTCTTGTTTTATCAATAGTATTGATACTTCAAGGATTACTGGCAGGAGATGGGGGAATAACTGCCTTAGGCGTGAATATATTCAACATGGGAGTTGTAGGGGGATTTGCAGGATACTATGGATACAAATCACTTAAAAAGGTTAATAAAAAGTTTGCAGTATTTATTGCAGGATGGGCATCAATATTTATAGCTGCAATTGCTGCTGCATTTGAACTTACAGTAGCTGGTGCTTTCCCCCTTGACCTGGGTCTTTTCTATATGGGAGGATTCCATGCAATAATTGGGATTATTGAAGGTGCAATTACCTTAGCTGTGGTCTTATCCATACAGAATGTGAGGCCTGATCTATTCTCACTGGAAAGCAAAGGTGGGGTGCCCTCAAAATGA